The Veillonellaceae bacterium genome includes the window ATGGTAGCGGCAGTAGCGCCTGAAGGAGCTTATGTGGCTCGTGGTACTATTGCTAATCCTCGTCAGATGAAAGGCTTTATTAAGAAGGCATTGGAAAATCAAATCGCTGGCCGCGGACTATCATTTGTTGAATGTTTATCAAGCTGTCCAACCAACTGGAGGACCAATGCCAAACAAACCTGGGAGTTTGTGGAGAAAGACATGACAGAGTATTTTAAGGTTGGCGAACTGCGTGTGCCGTCCGAGATGAAGGAGGGAAAATAATGGCGAGGGTAACTAAAGTTGCTTTAGCGGGTGAAGGCGGACAAGGCGTACAGTCAATTGCCGAAATATTAGCTGAAGCTGCTAATGAAGAAGGGAAAAATGCCCTATACATACCTAACTTTGGGGTGGAACAAAGGGGCGGTGTATCAATTGCTTATGTGCAAATAAGTGATGGTCATATCGGCGCACCAAAGTTTATTGAAGCCGACATTCTCATTCCGTTAAGTCCGCGGGCTGTTCATCGAACAACTGAACATGCCGGTAAAAACACCATCTACATTTATGATAATTCTCTGGTCGCTGAGGGTGAAGTCAATGACAACATTGTAGGCTTGCAATATTTTGACGTCACCCCGCCTTGCCCGACAGCAGACCAACCGAATAAAGATTTACCGCAGGACATGATTGCCGGCGAACCTAAAACTTGTTCATTCAGTCGCCCCGGTCCTGGTATTGATCCTAAAGATATCCCAGAAGTAAAAAAGGTTATTGCAATACCAGCCAATGATATTGCGAAAGATGAACTACATCCCCGCGTATTTAACATTATCATACTGGGCGCCGTAATCGCTGCTACCGAGGTACTGCCGTTGGATGCTATCAAAAAAGCTCTCGAAGCTAAGCTCGGCCATAAGTTTGAAGCCAACCCCAAACTGCGCGATATGAATTATCAGGCACTTGAGCGCGGTTATAATCTAATTAAAGGCGCAATGTAGAGGAGGGGAAAACATGGCAAAAGTAGATTGGGAATCATCGAAGCACGATAATGCTAAAGGGAACTGGGCGATTTTTCCGGGCTTATGTAAGGGGTGTGGCTTGTGTATTGAAAAATGTCCGGTAAAATGTATCGCATGGTCGCCCGAAGATTTAGGAGTATACGGAACGCCGCGTGTTCAGGCTGATATGGATAAATGCATTGTCTGTGGAATTTGCCAAATGGTATGCCCTGACTGTGCAATAAGGGTAGAAAAAAAGAAATAGGTAGACTTAATACCTTCAGATGGTGTATTATAGAGTCAGACTTGTCTTGTAGGTGATAGCAACGTGAATAAAAATACCATGTTCGAGATCATACAAAATGATCTGACTGTACTAGAAACTGAACTGATTTCTGTAATACACTCCCAGGAAGATTTAATAACCGATATTGGGGGGCACTTGGTTAAGGCTGGAGGTAAGCGCTTACGACCAGCCTTATATTTAGTGTGCGCGCGGAGCAGAGCCGCCGAACTAAAGGATATCCTGCCAATGGCTCTGGCAATCGAGATGATTCATATGGCTACCTTAGTTCATGATGATGTCATTGATGATGCCTCGACTCGTCGCGGCCGACCAACAGCTAATGCATGCTGGGGTAATTATCAGTCAGTATTGACCGGAGACTACCTGTTTGCCAAAGCATTTTCGGTAGTGGCCGTGCATGTTGATAAAGCCATGCTAAAAGTCTTGACCGATGTCATGTGCTCAATGTGCGAAGGTGAAATAATTCAGGATAAAGATACCTTTAACCCTGATCAGTCGGAAGAGCAATATTTGACTAGGATTGCCAAGAAAACAGCTGATTTTATAGCGGCCAGCTGTGAGTTGGGCGGTATGGCAGCCGGATTACCTGCCGATGATGTCGCGGCGTTGCGCAAGTACGGTTATTCAATTGGAATGGCATTTCAGATTACCGACGATATTCTTGACATAACGGCTTCGTCCGAGCAAATTGGAAAGCCGGCCGGTAATGATTTGCGCCAGGGCATAGTTACTCTGCCGGTGATTTACGCACTGAATAATAGTGAACGCCATAATGAGCTTCGTGAAATTGTCTCGAATCGTTCACTTACTGAAGAAGAGATTAAAAAGGGACTTAAGATAATTTATGAAACTTCGGCGGTTGAGTACTCATATCAGCAGGTAGCTAACTATCTAAATGCGGCCCGCAGCGTGCTGCCGCTCACACTCCCTTTAGAACTCAAAGAGTGTCTACTCGAAGTGGCCGACTTCGTTGGTCTTCGCAAGTATTAATCGATGTGCAATAGTAAAGGCTTACCTTAACGGGTAAGCCTTTTTGTTTGCAATTGGCCATAAGACCAAGTTACCATAATTTTGGATACAATATAAAATTTACCATTATAACTAGAAAAAGGAGGATTTTATATATTAGATATCGAAAGTGATAATTTATAGCATAATTCGATTAATTCTATTCATTTAAACTGTTGAAAATTTTGCGAATAGTTCAACTTGACTGCTTTGTTTGTTTATTATGCAGATCGTTCATTCGATCTGCTAGTCTTAGCCGCAATTCAGGTAAAGGAGGTGAAACAGTGTCTAAAGCGGCTTCATTGAATTTTCTGGTGTGTAATTCCGGAAGGGATTGTAGACCAGGGAGGGAGATGATGCTCAATAACATACTGCTTTTTAGGATTCATAATCAAAGATTAAATAATATAAAAGGAAGTGTATGTTATGCAGTGGACCCAGATCTATGATCCGATGGGTAATATTGTTTTATCCGCAGTTGTAGCAGGTATTCCTTTGTACATTCTCTTGTATATGCTTGGTGTTATGAAAAAGCCTGGTCATTATGCTGCTGCGGCCGGAACACTGGCTGCCGCCCTTGTGGCAATTTTTGTTTGGGGAATGCCGGCAGGCTTAGCAATTAATTCAATTTTATGCGGTGCCGCATTCGGTCTTTTTCCAATAGTTTGG containing:
- a CDS encoding pyruvate oxidoreductase subunit gamma, producing MARVTKVALAGEGGQGVQSIAEILAEAANEEGKNALYIPNFGVEQRGGVSIAYVQISDGHIGAPKFIEADILIPLSPRAVHRTTEHAGKNTIYIYDNSLVAEGEVNDNIVGLQYFDVTPPCPTADQPNKDLPQDMIAGEPKTCSFSRPGPGIDPKDIPEVKKVIAIPANDIAKDELHPRVFNIIILGAVIAATEVLPLDAIKKALEAKLGHKFEANPKLRDMNYQALERGYNLIKGAM
- a CDS encoding 4Fe-4S binding protein, yielding MAKVDWESSKHDNAKGNWAIFPGLCKGCGLCIEKCPVKCIAWSPEDLGVYGTPRVQADMDKCIVCGICQMVCPDCAIRVEKKK
- a CDS encoding polyprenyl synthetase family protein, encoding MFEIIQNDLTVLETELISVIHSQEDLITDIGGHLVKAGGKRLRPALYLVCARSRAAELKDILPMALAIEMIHMATLVHDDVIDDASTRRGRPTANACWGNYQSVLTGDYLFAKAFSVVAVHVDKAMLKVLTDVMCSMCEGEIIQDKDTFNPDQSEEQYLTRIAKKTADFIAASCELGGMAAGLPADDVAALRKYGYSIGMAFQITDDILDITASSEQIGKPAGNDLRQGIVTLPVIYALNNSERHNELREIVSNRSLTEEEIKKGLKIIYETSAVEYSYQQVANYLNAARSVLPLTLPLELKECLLEVADFVGLRKY